One window of the Rhizorhabdus dicambivorans genome contains the following:
- a CDS encoding calcium-binding protein — protein MVFLTASGANALRMERFNFDRLTDTDSVIVQKSGSSLVIDVDGLRYAFAGSGVRYNGLDEPTSGTITGLTISGSGGTLFQASGFSIPATTFYLATYAPGSPFPLVFAGDDRIEGSGLADAVYAYGGHDVVNGGGGADVILAGDGNDHVYGQSPNGGADGADLINGEGGSDYLQGNAGNDTVNGGEGSDRINGGANNDQLFGQGGHDSINGNLGNDSIDGGGDNDQLRGGQGNDTLGGGAGNDVLMGDRGIDQLRGGAGDDIFVFGPDTSPIGATAETSDTIQDFGTGNDRFSLGFKPAALLVEASDAATIRVFADARAIAEAAFARHAGDGEVALVYRSPYEVYLFWNSTGGAAINSAVYLFGYQTHDFALADFI, from the coding sequence ATGGTCTTTCTCACCGCATCGGGCGCCAATGCGCTGCGGATGGAGCGGTTCAACTTCGATCGGCTGACCGACACGGACTCGGTCATCGTCCAGAAGAGCGGCAGTTCGCTGGTCATCGATGTCGACGGGCTGCGCTATGCCTTCGCCGGATCGGGGGTGCGCTACAACGGCTTGGACGAGCCGACCTCGGGGACCATCACCGGCCTCACCATATCGGGCAGCGGCGGCACCCTGTTCCAGGCCTCGGGCTTCAGCATTCCCGCCACCACCTTCTATCTCGCCACCTATGCTCCCGGCAGCCCCTTCCCGCTGGTCTTCGCGGGCGACGACCGGATCGAGGGCAGCGGGCTCGCCGATGCGGTCTATGCCTATGGCGGCCATGATGTCGTCAACGGCGGCGGCGGGGCGGACGTGATCCTCGCCGGGGACGGCAACGACCATGTCTATGGCCAGTCGCCCAATGGCGGCGCCGACGGGGCCGACCTGATCAATGGCGAAGGCGGCTCGGACTATCTGCAGGGCAATGCCGGCAACGACACCGTCAACGGCGGCGAAGGATCGGACCGGATCAACGGCGGCGCCAACAATGACCAGCTGTTTGGCCAGGGCGGCCATGACAGCATCAACGGCAATCTCGGCAACGACAGCATCGATGGCGGCGGCGACAATGATCAGCTGCGCGGCGGGCAGGGCAATGACACGCTGGGCGGCGGCGCCGGCAACGACGTGCTGATGGGCGATCGCGGCATCGATCAGCTGCGCGGCGGGGCGGGCGACGACATCTTCGTCTTCGGGCCCGACACCAGCCCGATCGGCGCCACCGCCGAAACCAGTGACACCATCCAGGATTTCGGCACCGGCAACGACCGCTTCTCGCTGGGCTTCAAGCCCGCGGCGCTGCTGGTCGAGGCATCCGACGCCGCCACCATCCGGGTGTTCGCCGACGCCCGCGCCATCGCCGAGGCGGCCTTCGCCCGCCATGCCGGCGACGGAGAGGTCGCGCTGGTCTATCGCAGCCCCTATGAGGTCTATCTGTTCTGGAACTCGACCGGCGGCGCCGCGATCAATTCCGCCGTCTATCTGTTCGGCTACCAGACCCATGATTTCGCGCTCGCCGACTTTATCTGA
- a CDS encoding calcium-binding protein, with product MATVTVTGLASLDLSRLSLTALSNPANYRIGVISNTEFNFAVGTEFSYRLTGTNLFSLGAPGSTITSLRVTFGSTTFEVSGLNLDFAALYTGILSGSAGGFASFLAGDDTVLGGDLADDISDLVGHNNLFGGAGADTLTSGTGNDHLYGQSASGGTDAGDTISAGAGSDYVNGNAGNDTISGGDGSDRIQGGQDNDQISGDAGNDTLNGNRGNDMVLGGAGNDSLRGGQDNDTLSGGAGNDALSGDLGVDQLTGGDGVDRFIFGAGGSTIGSSVDTVTDFQQGTDLIQLGFVPASVLVGSSTAASIDAARSAAQALFDGNAGNQEAAAINLSGGSTLIFWSSTGGATIDSVAAFQNQLAADFARADFV from the coding sequence ATGGCAACGGTAACCGTAACGGGGCTCGCCAGCCTCGATCTTTCGCGCCTCTCGCTGACGGCGCTGTCCAATCCGGCGAATTACCGGATCGGCGTGATCAGCAACACCGAGTTCAATTTCGCGGTGGGCACCGAATTCTCCTACCGGCTCACCGGCACCAACCTCTTCTCGCTCGGCGCGCCGGGCAGCACCATCACCTCGCTGCGGGTGACCTTCGGCTCCACCACCTTCGAGGTGTCCGGCCTGAACCTCGATTTCGCGGCGCTCTACACCGGCATCCTCAGCGGCAGCGCGGGCGGCTTCGCCTCCTTCCTCGCCGGTGACGACACCGTGCTGGGCGGCGATCTCGCCGACGACATCAGCGATCTTGTCGGCCACAACAACCTGTTCGGCGGGGCGGGGGCGGATACGCTCACCAGCGGCACCGGCAACGACCATCTCTACGGCCAGTCGGCCAGCGGCGGCACCGATGCCGGGGATACGATCTCGGCCGGCGCCGGATCGGATTATGTCAACGGCAATGCCGGCAACGACACGATCAGCGGCGGCGACGGATCGGATCGCATCCAGGGCGGCCAGGATAACGACCAGATCTCGGGCGATGCCGGCAACGATACGCTCAATGGCAATCGCGGCAACGACATGGTGCTGGGCGGCGCGGGCAATGATTCGCTGCGCGGCGGCCAGGACAACGACACCCTCAGCGGCGGCGCCGGCAACGACGCCCTCTCGGGCGATCTCGGCGTCGACCAGCTGACCGGCGGCGACGGCGTCGACCGCTTCATCTTCGGGGCGGGCGGCAGCACGATCGGCTCGTCGGTCGATACCGTCACCGATTTCCAGCAGGGCACCGATCTGATCCAGCTCGGCTTCGTCCCCGCCTCGGTGCTGGTCGGCAGCAGCACCGCCGCCTCGATCGACGCGGCGCGCAGCGCGGCGCAGGCGCTGTTCGACGGCAATGCCGGCAATCAGGAGGCGGCCGCGATCAACCTGTCGGGCGGATCGACCCTGATCTTCTGGTCCTCGACCGGCGGCGCGACGATCGACTCGGTCGCCGCCTTCCAGAACCAGCTCGCCGCCGACTTCGCCCGCGCCGACTTCGTCTGA
- a CDS encoding IS481 family transposase, protein MNIHKNARTTPFSRAEIVRRVMVLRETPRAVATALGVSERTVAKWLARYRIEGEAGLVDRSSRPHAMPRATPADRIEQVIALRRQRLCGKQIAATLKLSPATVSRILRNARLSRMRDLDPPEPIRRYERAHPGELIHIDIKKLGRFERVGHRITGNRTKQSSTRGSRAGERYGAGWEFVHVCIDDASRIAFSQILPDEKKESATAFLFAAIAYYQSLGITVSRVMTDNGACYKSFAFRDACKALGLKHIRTKPYTPKTNGKAERFIQTSLREWAYARAYPTSEHRKRALSPWLHNYNWHRPHGSLQSQPPISRLRQPMNNLLRLHT, encoded by the coding sequence ATGAACATCCACAAGAATGCCCGAACCACGCCCTTCAGTCGAGCCGAGATCGTCCGGCGCGTGATGGTTCTGCGCGAGACGCCCAGGGCGGTCGCGACCGCCCTGGGCGTCTCGGAGCGAACCGTAGCCAAGTGGCTGGCACGTTATCGGATCGAAGGCGAAGCCGGTCTCGTCGACCGCAGCTCGCGCCCACACGCCATGCCCCGCGCCACGCCCGCCGACCGCATCGAGCAGGTCATCGCCCTGCGCCGTCAGCGCCTCTGCGGCAAGCAGATCGCCGCCACGCTGAAGCTCTCGCCAGCCACTGTCAGCCGGATACTGCGCAACGCACGCTTGAGCCGAATGCGCGATCTCGATCCTCCCGAGCCCATCCGTCGCTATGAGCGCGCGCACCCCGGCGAGCTGATCCACATCGACATCAAGAAGCTCGGCCGCTTCGAACGCGTCGGCCATCGCATCACCGGCAATCGGACAAAGCAGAGCAGCACTCGCGGCAGCCGTGCTGGCGAGCGCTACGGCGCGGGCTGGGAGTTCGTCCACGTCTGCATCGACGATGCCTCGCGCATCGCCTTCAGCCAGATCCTCCCCGACGAAAAGAAGGAAAGCGCAACCGCCTTCCTCTTCGCCGCCATCGCCTATTATCAAAGCCTCGGCATCACTGTCTCGCGCGTCATGACCGACAACGGCGCCTGCTACAAAAGCTTCGCCTTCCGCGACGCCTGCAAAGCACTCGGCCTCAAGCACATCCGCACCAAACCCTACACGCCCAAGACTAACGGCAAGGCCGAACGCTTCATCCAGACCAGCTTACGCGAATGGGCATATGCTCGCGCCTATCCAACCTCCGAGCACCGCAAACGCGCCCTCAGTCCATGGCTCCATAATTATAACTGGCACCGCCCCCACGGCAGCTTACAATCACAACCGCCCATCAGCCGACTACGTCAGCCAATGAATAACCTGTTGAGGCTCCACACCTAG
- a CDS encoding SOS response-associated peptidase family protein: protein MCNEVSRKLDLDLLILGLQQAGIELGFPEGRPNIEPVASVRITDPSVIVRSVRGQAEIVTRRWSWPGQNGKPVYNYRSEGRDFRNSRSQGRCLVPVDGFYEFTAPADPSAKRKDKWLFRWKDAPWFAIAGLWKRDEAAIPADSRHEAFTLLTCEPGPDIAPYHRRQVALLPPDRWAGWLDGSIPAPEAIGPTPAGTLAVERAG, encoded by the coding sequence ATGTGCAACGAAGTCTCCCGCAAGCTCGACCTCGATCTGCTGATCCTCGGCCTGCAGCAGGCCGGCATCGAACTGGGATTCCCGGAGGGGCGGCCCAATATCGAGCCGGTCGCGAGCGTCCGGATCACCGATCCCAGCGTGATCGTCCGATCGGTGCGGGGGCAGGCGGAGATCGTCACCCGGCGCTGGAGCTGGCCCGGGCAGAACGGCAAGCCGGTCTATAATTACCGCAGCGAGGGCCGCGACTTCCGCAACAGCCGCTCGCAGGGCCGCTGCCTGGTCCCGGTCGACGGCTTCTACGAGTTCACCGCGCCTGCCGATCCATCCGCGAAGCGCAAGGACAAGTGGCTGTTCCGCTGGAAGGACGCCCCCTGGTTCGCGATCGCCGGCCTGTGGAAGCGCGACGAGGCGGCGATCCCCGCCGACAGCCGCCACGAGGCCTTCACCCTGCTGACCTGCGAGCCCGGGCCCGACATCGCCCCCTATCACCGCCGCCAGGTGGCGCTGCTGCCGCCCGATCGCTGGGCCGGCTGGCTCGACGGATCGATCCCGGCGCCCGAGGCGATCGGCCCCACCCCCGCGGGCACGCTGGCGGTGGAGCGGGCTGGGTAG
- a CDS encoding AAA family ATPase, whose translation MRFEGTNNYVATDDLKVAVNAAVTLRRPLLVKGEPGTGKTVLAHEIAAAANAPLIQWHIKSTTKAHQGLYEYDAVARLRDGQLGDERVHDISNYIKRGKLWDAFTSPQLPVLLIDEIDKADIEFPNDLLQELDRMSFDVYETGETITARERPIVVITSNNEKELPDAFLRRCFFHYIKFPDRDTMQAIVDVHFPGIQKELVAKAMEIFYDIREVPGLKKKPSTSELLDWLKLLLHEDMPLDVLQSRDPKKAIPPLHGALLKNEQDIMLFERLAFLSRRQGG comes from the coding sequence GTGCGTTTCGAGGGAACGAACAATTATGTCGCGACCGACGACCTGAAGGTCGCGGTCAATGCCGCGGTCACCCTGCGCCGCCCGCTGCTGGTGAAGGGCGAACCGGGGACCGGCAAGACCGTCCTCGCGCACGAGATCGCCGCCGCCGCCAATGCGCCGCTGATCCAGTGGCACATCAAGTCGACCACCAAGGCGCATCAGGGCCTCTACGAATATGACGCGGTCGCCCGGTTGCGCGACGGCCAGCTCGGCGACGAGCGGGTCCACGACATCAGCAACTACATCAAGCGCGGCAAGCTGTGGGACGCCTTCACCTCGCCCCAGCTCCCGGTGCTGCTGATCGACGAGATCGACAAGGCCGACATCGAATTCCCGAACGACCTGCTCCAGGAACTCGATCGCATGTCGTTCGACGTCTATGAGACCGGCGAGACGATCACCGCGCGTGAGCGGCCGATCGTCGTCATCACCTCGAACAACGAGAAGGAACTGCCCGACGCCTTCCTGCGGCGCTGCTTCTTCCACTATATCAAGTTCCCCGACCGCGACACGATGCAGGCGATCGTCGATGTCCACTTCCCCGGCATCCAGAAGGAGCTGGTCGCGAAGGCGATGGAGATCTTCTACGACATCCGCGAGGTGCCCGGCCTCAAGAAGAAGCCCTCGACCAGCGAACTGCTCGACTGGCTGAAGCTGCTGCTCCACGAGGACATGCCGCTCGACGTGCTCCAGTCGCGCGACCCGAAGAAGGCGATCCCCCCGCTCCACGGCGCGCTGCTGAAGAATGAGCAGGACATCATGCTGTTCGAGCGGCTGGCCTTCCTGAGCCGCCGCCAGGGCGGGTGA
- a CDS encoding DUF6975 family protein: MAFQVQQEAARLGAAETIGALLAADGAKGHSYIACTIFARGREAARDLADAVHFLSSLHGRHPGVIDHARDKAADPEVRAWLDAAAAGFAEERAYLMRAVVAAGPLPSTPGHAECEAAVTGQRHALDMLGRSDRNGCALGAALALVLDWRAVRAVIDAAAQRFGLALTPPALPSARQALAIAAEAGSPAVERAMVFGAQQLLVQHRGLWGLLEARSEARAEVFA; the protein is encoded by the coding sequence ATGGCGTTTCAAGTTCAGCAGGAGGCTGCGCGTCTTGGCGCGGCCGAGACGATCGGCGCGCTGCTCGCCGCCGACGGGGCCAAGGGCCATTCCTATATAGCTTGCACCATCTTCGCCCGTGGGCGTGAGGCGGCGCGCGATCTGGCGGATGCGGTGCATTTCCTTTCCAGCCTGCACGGCCGCCATCCCGGCGTGATCGACCATGCGCGCGACAAGGCGGCGGACCCCGAGGTGCGCGCCTGGCTCGACGCCGCGGCAGCGGGCTTCGCGGAGGAGCGCGCCTATCTGATGCGCGCGGTGGTCGCCGCCGGGCCCCTGCCCAGCACGCCCGGCCATGCCGAATGCGAGGCGGCGGTGACGGGCCAGCGCCACGCGCTCGACATGCTCGGCCGGTCGGACCGCAATGGCTGCGCGCTCGGCGCCGCGCTGGCGCTGGTGCTCGACTGGCGCGCGGTTCGCGCGGTGATCGATGCCGCCGCGCAGCGCTTCGGCCTCGCGCTCACCCCGCCGGCGCTCCCCTCCGCCCGCCAGGCGCTGGCGATCGCCGCCGAGGCGGGCTCGCCGGCCGTCGAGCGCGCGATGGTGTTCGGCGCCCAGCAGCTGCTCGTCCAGCATCGCGGCCTGTGGGGCCTGCTGGAGGCAAGGAGCGAGGCGCGGGCCGAAGTCTTCGCCTGA
- a CDS encoding J domain-containing protein — protein MARSSSRSNDWGFPRWRGYGSERGATKVRMCDRHGCDQPGDCPAPKAPNSRERWYFCPRHAEEYNRNWDYFAGLSAEEAAQREADEKRSSSGYAEQAHYGWAGPGDGRWSRDELRAFETLELEADADFEAIKTAWRRLAKANHPDVKPNDAEAAVRFQAVQAAFEILRRAEERRPR, from the coding sequence ATGGCCCGATCATCCTCCCGTTCGAACGACTGGGGTTTCCCCCGCTGGCGCGGCTATGGCAGCGAGCGCGGCGCGACCAAGGTGCGCATGTGCGACCGGCACGGCTGCGACCAGCCCGGCGACTGCCCCGCCCCCAAGGCGCCCAACAGCCGCGAACGCTGGTATTTCTGCCCGCGCCATGCCGAGGAATATAACCGCAACTGGGACTATTTCGCCGGCCTCTCGGCGGAAGAGGCCGCCCAGCGGGAGGCAGACGAGAAGCGCTCCTCCTCGGGCTATGCCGAGCAGGCCCATTATGGCTGGGCAGGCCCCGGCGACGGTCGCTGGAGCCGCGACGAGTTGCGTGCGTTCGAGACGCTGGAGCTGGAGGCCGACGCCGATTTCGAGGCGATCAAGACGGCGTGGCGGCGGCTGGCCAAGGCCAACCATCCCGACGTGAAGCCCAATGACGCCGAGGCCGCGGTCCGCTTCCAGGCGGTGCAGGCCGCCTTCGAGATATTGCGCCGCGCGGAGGAGCGCCGCCCGCGCTAG
- a CDS encoding response regulator, with amino-acid sequence MRILCVDDDDLVLAVTADLLRALDHEVTEAIGGSRAAELIGTDIPFDLLVTDIHMPGGPGGADLAALARSTRPDLPVIYFSGIDSTAPAGIADPVLRKPCRLGELQRAIAGLA; translated from the coding sequence TTGCGTATCCTGTGCGTCGACGACGATGATCTCGTCCTGGCCGTGACGGCCGATCTGCTGCGTGCGCTGGACCATGAGGTGACCGAGGCGATCGGCGGTAGCCGCGCCGCTGAACTTATCGGCACCGATATCCCCTTCGACCTGCTCGTCACCGACATCCATATGCCGGGGGGTCCGGGCGGCGCGGACCTTGCCGCCCTGGCGCGCAGCACCCGTCCCGACCTGCCGGTGATCTATTTCAGCGGCATCGATTCGACGGCACCGGCCGGGATCGCGGATCCGGTGCTGCGCAAGCCCTGCCGGCTGGGGGAACTGCAGCGGGCGATCGCCGGGCTGGCCTGA
- a CDS encoding DNA topoisomerase IB: MQHRPVEQLDTIDSAPGISRIRRGNGWRFLNPDGSTVRNVEDRMRILALGIPPAWRRVWINPDPEAPVQATGIDAAGRKQYRYHAAWREARDEEKFAGLPAFAAHLPHLRAAVRRALASDDPWERARAAAVRLLDGFAIRVGSADSAARGSFGATTLLNRHARIRGDEIQLCFYGKHGIRAELSGRDAALAAALAELKRAGSGELFSMRSGVRVRAADINQWVCDLTDGTGTAKTFRTWRACAVAAGMLARGRRTAVKTLLEEVARQLGNTPAVCRKSYVAPAFIDMAKAGRWIEHVPAAPKALRFNERASLAVLTGDVEASARR, translated from the coding sequence ATGCAACACCGCCCCGTCGAACAGCTCGACACGATCGACTCCGCCCCCGGCATCTCGCGCATCCGGCGCGGAAACGGGTGGCGCTTCCTGAATCCCGACGGATCGACCGTCCGCAACGTCGAGGATCGCATGCGCATCCTGGCGCTCGGCATCCCGCCGGCCTGGCGCAGGGTGTGGATCAACCCCGATCCGGAGGCGCCGGTCCAGGCGACCGGGATCGATGCGGCGGGACGCAAGCAATATCGCTACCATGCCGCCTGGCGCGAGGCGCGCGACGAGGAGAAGTTCGCCGGGCTCCCGGCATTTGCCGCGCATCTGCCGCATCTGCGCGCGGCGGTCCGCAGGGCGCTGGCTAGCGACGATCCGTGGGAACGGGCACGGGCGGCGGCGGTGCGGCTGCTGGACGGCTTCGCGATCCGCGTGGGATCAGCGGACTCGGCGGCGCGCGGCAGCTTCGGCGCGACCACTCTGCTCAACCGCCACGCCCGCATCCGGGGCGACGAAATCCAGCTGTGCTTCTATGGCAAGCACGGCATCCGTGCCGAACTGTCCGGCAGGGACGCGGCGCTGGCCGCGGCGCTGGCCGAATTGAAACGGGCCGGTTCGGGTGAATTGTTTTCGATGCGATCGGGTGTCCGGGTCCGGGCCGCCGACATCAACCAGTGGGTCTGCGATCTGACCGACGGCACCGGCACGGCCAAGACCTTCCGCACCTGGCGCGCCTGCGCGGTGGCGGCGGGGATGCTGGCGCGCGGCCGGCGCACCGCGGTCAAGACCCTGCTGGAGGAGGTGGCGCGCCAGCTCGGCAACACGCCGGCGGTCTGTCGCAAATCCTATGTCGCGCCCGCCTTCATCGACATGGCCAAGGCGGGTCGCTGGATCGAGCATGTGCCGGCCGCCCCAAAGGCGTTGCGCTTCAACGAGCGGGCGAGCCTGGCGGTGCTGACGGGGGATGTCGAGGCATCGGCGCGGCGATAG
- a CDS encoding SecDF P1 head subdomain-containing protein yields the protein MRPLLALALLGLTPALTPACSAASPPAATPFETGKLTIGGEAFSPAEVLDARALPDVNGKVGIMLTLSPGAAKRLEAISGSLVGRPMLVALDGKTLAGELIRKPIANGVIEIPGRWTLSEGEALARRISGRDPLPDDLGAE from the coding sequence GTGAGGCCGCTCCTCGCCCTGGCGCTGCTCGGGCTGACGCCCGCCCTCACCCCGGCCTGCTCGGCCGCTTCACCGCCCGCCGCGACGCCGTTCGAGACCGGCAAGCTGACGATCGGCGGCGAGGCATTCTCGCCCGCTGAAGTGCTCGACGCCCGCGCCCTGCCCGACGTCAACGGCAAGGTCGGCATCATGCTCACCCTGTCGCCGGGCGCCGCGAAACGGCTGGAAGCGATCAGCGGATCGCTGGTCGGCAGGCCGATGCTGGTCGCGCTCGACGGGAAGACGCTGGCCGGCGAATTGATCCGCAAGCCGATCGCCAATGGCGTGATCGAGATTCCGGGCCGCTGGACCCTAAGCGAGGGCGAGGCGCTGGCGAGGCGCATCTCGGGCAGGGACCCGCTGCCCGACGATCTCGGCGCGGAGTAG
- a CDS encoding SufE family protein codes for MTAPASLSDILDEYEFLDADDRYRLLIDLGRALEPMPEPLKTDATLVRGCSAAVWVYPTVRDDGTLHFLADSNAAITKGIIALVLLTVQDRPPADIRDMDIAAALEPFDLRNQLSSNRTQGIPNMIALIRSTAERYA; via the coding sequence ATGACCGCGCCCGCCAGCCTCTCCGACATCCTCGATGAATATGAGTTCCTCGACGCCGACGATCGCTATCGCCTGCTGATCGACCTCGGCCGTGCCCTGGAGCCGATGCCGGAGCCGCTCAAGACCGATGCGACGCTGGTGCGCGGCTGTTCGGCGGCGGTGTGGGTCTATCCAACCGTGCGCGACGACGGGACGCTGCATTTCCTGGCCGACAGCAACGCTGCGATCACCAAGGGGATCATCGCACTGGTGCTGCTGACGGTGCAGGACCGGCCACCCGCCGACATCCGCGACATGGATATCGCCGCCGCGCTCGAGCCCTTCGATCTGCGCAACCAGCTCAGCTCGAACCGCACCCAGGGGATTCCCAACATGATCGCACTGATCCGTTCGACCGCGGAGCGTTACGCGTGA
- a CDS encoding AMP-dependent synthetase/ligase encodes MRSLERFPNLVTMFFVRAAEKGDAPFLWAKQDGAWTPTSWAEVARRVASLATALKAQGLKPGDRVVLVSENRPEFCIADLAIMAAGCITVPTYTTNTERDHTHILENSGARAAIVSTAKLAQTLLPAIVRSSTCEFLIGMEPLPSTSVRTLDFAELAGDADANVMATAAGVAGIQRDDLACLIYTSGTGGAPRGVRQHHGAILCNVEGCVDILTTDFGWDEEIFLSFLPLSHAYEHSGGQFLPIALGGQIYYAEGLEKLAANIEEVGPTIMVVVPRLFELIRGRLIKAVEKQGGIGKKLFDKALELATRDRLRLTDYPYKIAIDLLLKPKVAKRFGGRSKALVSGGAPLNPEIGQFFSALGLTLLQGYGQTEAGPVISCNRPRAGIRSDTVGPPMKGVEVKIAEDGEILVRGELVMHGYWRNEAETERVLRDGWLHTGDVGHLDEAGRLKITDRKKDLIVNDKGDNVAPQKVEGMLTLQPEIAQAMISGDKRPYIVGLVVPDQEWLAGWAAEQGKAPVLAALKDDPELHRALMAAVDRVNAELSVIEKVRRIAIADEPFSIENEQMTPSLKNRRHAIRAVYGERMDALYRG; translated from the coding sequence ATGCGCAGCCTTGAGCGATTTCCCAACCTCGTCACCATGTTCTTCGTCCGCGCGGCGGAGAAGGGCGATGCGCCCTTCCTCTGGGCGAAGCAGGACGGCGCCTGGACCCCGACAAGCTGGGCGGAAGTCGCCCGCCGGGTCGCCAGCCTCGCCACGGCGCTGAAGGCGCAGGGGCTGAAGCCCGGCGACAGGGTCGTGCTGGTGTCGGAGAACCGCCCCGAATTCTGCATCGCCGACCTCGCGATCATGGCCGCCGGCTGCATCACCGTGCCGACCTACACCACCAACACCGAGCGCGATCACACCCATATCCTGGAGAATAGCGGCGCCCGCGCGGCGATCGTCTCGACCGCGAAACTGGCGCAGACCTTGCTGCCCGCGATCGTCCGCTCCTCGACCTGCGAATTCCTGATCGGCATGGAGCCGCTGCCGTCGACCAGCGTGCGAACGCTCGACTTCGCCGAGCTGGCGGGGGACGCGGATGCCAATGTGATGGCCACCGCCGCCGGCGTCGCCGGCATCCAGCGCGATGATCTCGCCTGCCTGATCTACACCAGCGGTACCGGCGGGGCGCCGCGCGGCGTGCGCCAGCATCATGGTGCGATCCTGTGCAACGTCGAGGGCTGTGTCGACATCCTGACCACCGATTTCGGCTGGGATGAGGAGATATTCCTTTCCTTCCTGCCGCTGTCCCACGCCTATGAACATAGTGGCGGCCAGTTCCTGCCGATCGCGCTGGGCGGGCAGATCTATTATGCCGAGGGGCTGGAGAAGCTCGCCGCCAATATCGAGGAGGTCGGCCCGACGATCATGGTCGTCGTACCCCGCCTGTTCGAACTGATCCGCGGCCGCCTGATCAAGGCGGTGGAGAAGCAGGGCGGGATCGGAAAGAAGCTGTTCGACAAGGCGCTTGAACTGGCCACGCGCGACAGGCTTCGGCTCACCGACTATCCCTACAAGATCGCGATCGACCTCCTGCTCAAGCCCAAGGTCGCCAAGCGCTTCGGCGGGCGCAGCAAGGCGCTGGTCTCGGGCGGGGCGCCGCTCAACCCGGAGATAGGACAGTTCTTCTCGGCGCTCGGCCTCACCCTGCTGCAGGGCTATGGCCAGACCGAGGCGGGCCCGGTGATATCGTGCAACCGGCCGAGGGCGGGGATCAGGTCCGACACGGTCGGCCCGCCGATGAAAGGCGTGGAAGTGAAGATCGCCGAGGATGGCGAGATATTGGTGCGCGGCGAGCTCGTCATGCACGGCTATTGGCGCAACGAGGCCGAGACCGAGCGGGTGCTCAGGGACGGCTGGCTCCATACCGGCGATGTCGGCCATCTCGACGAGGCCGGCCGCCTCAAGATCACCGACCGCAAGAAGGACCTGATCGTCAACGACAAGGGCGACAATGTCGCGCCGCAGAAGGTGGAGGGAATGCTGACCCTGCAGCCCGAGATCGCGCAGGCGATGATATCCGGGGACAAGCGGCCCTATATCGTCGGCCTCGTCGTGCCCGACCAGGAATGGCTGGCGGGATGGGCCGCCGAACAGGGCAAGGCGCCGGTGCTGGCCGCGTTGAAGGACGATCCCGAACTTCACCGCGCGTTGATGGCGGCGGTCGACCGGGTCAATGCCGAACTGTCGGTGATCGAGAAGGTCCGCCGGATCGCGATAGCGGACGAGCCCTTCTCGATCGAGAATGAGCAGATGACCCCGTCACTGAAGAACCGCCGCCACGCGATCCGCGCGGTCTATGGCGAGCGGATGGACGCATTGTACAGGGGGTGA